One region of Populus trichocarpa isolate Nisqually-1 chromosome 4, P.trichocarpa_v4.1, whole genome shotgun sequence genomic DNA includes:
- the LOC18110452 gene encoding wall-associated receptor kinase-like 8 isoform X3 encodes MWVFLLMMSLLLCPVAASTARPDVKPGCQDKCGNVSVPYPFGILERSCAMNKHFFLNCSSGADGQPELLFARNFPAREISVLEGTLTASLYTAFTCYNETGSRTDNYPQSFTLGSGPFMLSDTRNVFTVIGCDTYAGMTNYEFTYGAACISLCTEDVNMSDGNPCSGSGCCQTPIPKGLKSLNYPLSSFYNYTNVSDFNLCGFAFLVDKKSFKISDWPLSRKPKYGKDAYTTDIVIEWVVKNETCEQAKANQSTYACGTNAKCTYPENIGQGYRCLCNEGFEGNPYLPEGCQDIDECKVRGKNACQEGTCENVIGDYKCRCPRGKYGDGKTGCKGVGINTIIAVIGLALAVLLLLIGAWWMSKLIKRRKCIQLKKLFFKRNGGLLLQQQLSSSDGSVQKTKIFSSNELEKATDYFNENRILGHGGQGTVYKGMLADGSIVAVKKSTIVDEEKLEEFINEVVILSQINHRNVVRLLGCCLETDVPLLVYEFIPNGTLSHYLHEQNEDFTLSWESRLRIASEAAGAISYLHSTASIPIYHRDIKSTNILLDEKYRAKVSDFGTSRSVSIDQTHLTTKVQGTFGYLDPEYFRTSQLTGKSDVYSFGVVLVELLSGKKPIFLTHSLKTMSLAEHFIELMEDSRLFDIIDAQVKGDCTEEEAIVIANLAKRCLNMNGRNRSTMREVAMELEGILLSRNGINIQQMVEVDNSSRSISCSSFEIGTDVPLDCKPLTSSETW; translated from the exons ATGTGGGTGTTTTTGCTGATGATGTCGCTGTTATTGTGTCCAGTGGCAGCATCAACAGCAAGGCCAGATGTAAAACCTGGCTGCCAAGACAAGTGTGGGAATGTTAGTGTTCCTTACCCCTTTGGGATTTTGGAACGAAGCTGTGCCATGAATAAGCACTTCTTTCTAAACTGCAGTTCAGGCGCTGATGGGCAACCTGAACTGTTGTTTGCAAGAAACTTTCCTGCTCGCGAAATATCTGTCCTTGAAGGCACATTAACTGCCAGCTTATACACTGCTTTCACCTGCTATAACGAAACTGGGAGCAGGACAGACAATTACCCACAGTCTTTCACCCTTGGATCAGGCCCCTTCATGTTGTCAGACACCCGAAATGTATTTACAGTAATTGGTTGCGATACATATGCCGGGATGACCAACTATGAGTTCACATACGGAGCTGCCTGTATCTCCTTATGCACCGAAGATGTGAACATGTCCGATGGAAATCCTTGCTCAGGTTCTGGATGCTGCCAAACCCCAATCCCCAAGGGCCTCAAATCACTTAATTATCCATTATCAAGTTTTTACAACTACACGAACGTTTCGGACTTCAATCTCTGTGGATTCGCATTTTTAGTGGACAAGAAGTCCTTCAAGATTTCAGATTGGCCGCTCTCTCGCAAGCCAAAATATGGAAAAGATGCATATACTACAGATATTGTGATTGAATGGGTAGTTAAAAATGAGACGTGCGAACAGGCTAAAGCTAATCAAAGTACATATGCTTGTGGCACTAATGCAAAATGCACCTACCCTGAGAATATTGGTCAAGGATATCGTTGCTTATGCAATGAAGGGTTCGAAGGAAATCCCTATCTCCCAGAAGGATGCCAAG ATATAGATGAATGCAAGGTTCGAGGAAAAAACGCTTGTCAAGAAGGTACTTGCGAGAATGTGATTGGAGATTACAAGTGTCGATGTCCACGTGGCAAGTACGGTGATGGTAAAACAGGCTGTAAAGGAGTTGGTATCAACACAATTATTGCAG TTATCGGTCTGGCCCTTGCAGTACTGTTGTTGCTCATTGGTGCTTGGTGGATGTCCAAACTTATCAAAAGAAGGAAGTGCATTCAGTTGaagaagttgtttttcaaaCGGAATGGTGGTCTCTTATTGCAGCAACAATTATCCTCGAGTGATGGTAGTgttcaaaagacaaaaatattcaGTTCAAATGAGTTGGAAAAGGCGACCGATTATTTTAATGAGAACAGAATACTTGGTCATGGCGGCCAAGGCACCGTTTACAAGGGAATGTTAGCTGATGGGAGTATTGTTGCAGTTAAGAAGTCTACAATAGTGGATGAAGAAAAACTAGAAGAATTCATCAACGAGGTTGTCATTCTTTCACAAATCAATCACAGAAATGTGGTTAGGCTACTTGGATGTTGCCTGGAGACTGATGTTCCTCTGCTAGTCTATGAATTCATTCCCAATGGAACTCTTTCCCATTATCTCCATGAGCAAAACGAGGACTTTACGTTATCATGGGAATCGCGGTTACGAATCGCCTCGGAAGCTGCAGGTGCGATATCCTATCTTCACTCGACAGCATCTATCCCGATTTACCACCGAGACATTAAGTCCACAAACATACTCTTAGATGAGAAATATAGAGCAAAAGTTTCAGATTTCGGAACGTCAAGATCAGTTTCCATTGATCAAACTCATCTGACCACCAAGGTGCAAGGTACTTTCGGTTACTTAGATCCAGAGTATTTTCGAACCAGTCAATTAACAGGAAAGAGtgatgtttatagttttggaGTAGTTCTCGTCGAGCTCTTAAGTGGGAAAAAACCAATTTTCTTAACCCATTCACTGAAAACCATGAGCCTAGCCGAACATTTCATTGAATTGATGGAAGATAGTAGACTCTTTGATATCATTGATGCTCAGGTTAAGGGGGATTGCACTGAAGAGGAAGCCATAGTTATAGCGAATCTTGCAAAGAGATGTTTGAATATGAATGGAAGAAACCGGTCAACAATGAGAGAAGTTGCAATGGAATTGGAGGGGATTCTATTATCACGTAACGGTATCAATATTCAACAAATGGTTGAAGTGGATAATTCATCTAGGTCAATTTCCTGCAGCAGTTTCGAGATTGGTACAGATGTACCATTAGATTGCAAGCCGTTGACTTCTTCTGAAACATGGTGA
- the LOC18110452 gene encoding wall-associated receptor kinase-like 8 isoform X1, with amino-acid sequence MWVFLLMMSLLLCPVAASTARPDVKPGCQDKCGNVSVPYPFGILERSCAMNKHFFLNCSSGADGQPELLFARNFPAREISVLEGTLTASLYTAFTCYNETGSRTDNYPQSFTLGSGPFMLSDTRNVFTVIGCDTYAGMTNYEFTYGAACISLCTEDVNMSDGNPCSGSGCCQTPIPKGLKSLNYPLSSFYNYTNVSDFNLCGFAFLVDKKSFKISDWPLSRKPKYGKDAYTTDIVIEWVVKNETCEQAKANQSTYACGTNAKCTYPENIGQGYRCLCNEGFEGNPYLPEGCQVDIDECKVRGKNACQEGTCENVIGDYKCRCPRGKYGDGKTGCKGVGINTIIAVIGLALAVLLLLIGAWWMSKLIKRRKCIQLKKLFFKRNGGLLLQQQLSSSDGSVQKTKIFSSNELEKATDYFNENRILGHGGQGTVYKGMLADGSIVAVKKSTIVDEEKLEEFINEVVILSQINHRNVVRLLGCCLETDVPLLVYEFIPNGTLSHYLHEQNEDFTLSWESRLRIASEAAGAISYLHSTASIPIYHRDIKSTNILLDEKYRAKVSDFGTSRSVSIDQTHLTTKVQGTFGYLDPEYFRTSQLTGKSDVYSFGVVLVELLSGKKPIFLTHSLKTMSLAEHFIELMEDSRLFDIIDAQVKGDCTEEEAIVIANLAKRCLNMNGRNRSTMREVAMELEGILLSRNGINIQQMVEVDNSSRSISCSSFEIGTDVPLDCKPLTSSETW; translated from the exons ATGTGGGTGTTTTTGCTGATGATGTCGCTGTTATTGTGTCCAGTGGCAGCATCAACAGCAAGGCCAGATGTAAAACCTGGCTGCCAAGACAAGTGTGGGAATGTTAGTGTTCCTTACCCCTTTGGGATTTTGGAACGAAGCTGTGCCATGAATAAGCACTTCTTTCTAAACTGCAGTTCAGGCGCTGATGGGCAACCTGAACTGTTGTTTGCAAGAAACTTTCCTGCTCGCGAAATATCTGTCCTTGAAGGCACATTAACTGCCAGCTTATACACTGCTTTCACCTGCTATAACGAAACTGGGAGCAGGACAGACAATTACCCACAGTCTTTCACCCTTGGATCAGGCCCCTTCATGTTGTCAGACACCCGAAATGTATTTACAGTAATTGGTTGCGATACATATGCCGGGATGACCAACTATGAGTTCACATACGGAGCTGCCTGTATCTCCTTATGCACCGAAGATGTGAACATGTCCGATGGAAATCCTTGCTCAGGTTCTGGATGCTGCCAAACCCCAATCCCCAAGGGCCTCAAATCACTTAATTATCCATTATCAAGTTTTTACAACTACACGAACGTTTCGGACTTCAATCTCTGTGGATTCGCATTTTTAGTGGACAAGAAGTCCTTCAAGATTTCAGATTGGCCGCTCTCTCGCAAGCCAAAATATGGAAAAGATGCATATACTACAGATATTGTGATTGAATGGGTAGTTAAAAATGAGACGTGCGAACAGGCTAAAGCTAATCAAAGTACATATGCTTGTGGCACTAATGCAAAATGCACCTACCCTGAGAATATTGGTCAAGGATATCGTTGCTTATGCAATGAAGGGTTCGAAGGAAATCCCTATCTCCCAGAAGGATGCCAAG TAGATATAGATGAATGCAAGGTTCGAGGAAAAAACGCTTGTCAAGAAGGTACTTGCGAGAATGTGATTGGAGATTACAAGTGTCGATGTCCACGTGGCAAGTACGGTGATGGTAAAACAGGCTGTAAAGGAGTTGGTATCAACACAATTATTGCAG TTATCGGTCTGGCCCTTGCAGTACTGTTGTTGCTCATTGGTGCTTGGTGGATGTCCAAACTTATCAAAAGAAGGAAGTGCATTCAGTTGaagaagttgtttttcaaaCGGAATGGTGGTCTCTTATTGCAGCAACAATTATCCTCGAGTGATGGTAGTgttcaaaagacaaaaatattcaGTTCAAATGAGTTGGAAAAGGCGACCGATTATTTTAATGAGAACAGAATACTTGGTCATGGCGGCCAAGGCACCGTTTACAAGGGAATGTTAGCTGATGGGAGTATTGTTGCAGTTAAGAAGTCTACAATAGTGGATGAAGAAAAACTAGAAGAATTCATCAACGAGGTTGTCATTCTTTCACAAATCAATCACAGAAATGTGGTTAGGCTACTTGGATGTTGCCTGGAGACTGATGTTCCTCTGCTAGTCTATGAATTCATTCCCAATGGAACTCTTTCCCATTATCTCCATGAGCAAAACGAGGACTTTACGTTATCATGGGAATCGCGGTTACGAATCGCCTCGGAAGCTGCAGGTGCGATATCCTATCTTCACTCGACAGCATCTATCCCGATTTACCACCGAGACATTAAGTCCACAAACATACTCTTAGATGAGAAATATAGAGCAAAAGTTTCAGATTTCGGAACGTCAAGATCAGTTTCCATTGATCAAACTCATCTGACCACCAAGGTGCAAGGTACTTTCGGTTACTTAGATCCAGAGTATTTTCGAACCAGTCAATTAACAGGAAAGAGtgatgtttatagttttggaGTAGTTCTCGTCGAGCTCTTAAGTGGGAAAAAACCAATTTTCTTAACCCATTCACTGAAAACCATGAGCCTAGCCGAACATTTCATTGAATTGATGGAAGATAGTAGACTCTTTGATATCATTGATGCTCAGGTTAAGGGGGATTGCACTGAAGAGGAAGCCATAGTTATAGCGAATCTTGCAAAGAGATGTTTGAATATGAATGGAAGAAACCGGTCAACAATGAGAGAAGTTGCAATGGAATTGGAGGGGATTCTATTATCACGTAACGGTATCAATATTCAACAAATGGTTGAAGTGGATAATTCATCTAGGTCAATTTCCTGCAGCAGTTTCGAGATTGGTACAGATGTACCATTAGATTGCAAGCCGTTGACTTCTTCTGAAACATGGTGA
- the LOC18110452 gene encoding wall-associated receptor kinase-like 8 isoform X2 has translation MWVFLLMMSLLLCPVAASTARPDVKPGCQDKCGNVSVPYPFGILERSCAMNKHFFLNCSSGADGQPELLFARNFPAREISVLEGTLTASLYTAFTCYNETGSRTDNYPQSFTLGSGPFMLSDTRNVFTVIGCDTYAGMTNYEFTYGAACISLCTEDVNMSDGNPCSGSGCCQTPIPKGLKSLNYPLSSFYNYTNVSDFNLCGFAFLVDKKSFKISDWPLSRKPKYGKDAYTTDIVIEWVVKNETCEQAKANQSTYACGTNAKCTYPENIGQGYRCLCNEGFEGNPYLPEGCQVDIDECKVRGKNACQEGTCENVIGDYKCRCPRGKYGDGKTGCKGVGINTIIAVIGLALAVLLLLIGAWWMSKLIKRRKCIQLKKLFFKRNGGLLLQQQLSSSDGSVQKTKIFSSNELEKATDYFNENRILGHGGQGTVYKGMLADGSIVAVKKSTIVDEEKLEEFINEVVILSQINHRNVVRLLGCCLETDVPLLVYEFIPNGTLSHYLHEQNEDFTLSWESRLRIASEAAGAISYLHSTASIPIYHRDIKSTNILLDEKYRAKVSDFGTSRSVSIDQTHLTTKVQGTFGYLDPEYFRTSQLTGKSDVYSFGVVLVELLSGKKPIFLTHSLKTMSLAEHFIELMEDSRLFDIIDAQVKGDCTEEEAIVIANLAKRCLNMNGRNRSTMREVAMELEGILLSRNGINIQQMVEVDNSSRSISCSSFEIGIDVPLDCKLLTSSETW, from the exons ATGTGGGTGTTTTTGCTGATGATGTCGCTGTTATTGTGTCCAGTGGCAGCATCAACAGCAAGGCCAGATGTAAAACCTGGCTGCCAAGACAAGTGTGGGAATGTTAGTGTTCCTTACCCCTTTGGGATTTTGGAACGAAGCTGTGCCATGAATAAGCACTTCTTTCTAAACTGCAGTTCAGGCGCTGATGGGCAACCTGAACTGTTGTTTGCAAGAAACTTTCCTGCTCGCGAAATATCTGTCCTTGAAGGCACATTAACTGCCAGCTTATACACTGCTTTCACCTGCTATAACGAAACTGGGAGCAGGACAGACAATTACCCACAGTCTTTCACCCTTGGATCAGGCCCCTTCATGTTGTCAGACACCCGAAATGTATTTACAGTAATTGGTTGCGATACATATGCCGGGATGACCAACTATGAGTTCACATACGGAGCTGCCTGTATCTCCTTATGCACCGAAGATGTGAACATGTCCGATGGAAATCCTTGCTCAGGTTCTGGATGCTGCCAAACCCCAATCCCCAAGGGCCTCAAATCACTTAATTATCCATTATCAAGTTTTTACAACTACACGAACGTTTCGGACTTCAATCTCTGTGGATTCGCATTTTTAGTGGACAAGAAGTCCTTCAAGATTTCAGATTGGCCGCTCTCTCGCAAGCCAAAATATGGAAAAGATGCATATACTACAGATATTGTGATTGAATGGGTAGTTAAAAATGAGACGTGCGAACAGGCTAAAGCTAATCAAAGTACATATGCTTGTGGCACTAATGCAAAATGCACCTACCCTGAGAATATTGGTCAAGGATATCGTTGCTTATGCAATGAAGGGTTCGAAGGAAATCCCTATCTCCCAGAAGGATGCCAAG TAGATATAGATGAATGCAAGGTTCGAGGAAAAAACGCTTGTCAAGAAGGTACTTGCGAGAATGTGATTGGAGATTACAAGTGTCGATGTCCACGTGGCAAGTACGGTGATGGTAAAACAGGCTGTAAAGGAGTTGGTATCAACACAATTATTGCAG TTATCGGTCTGGCCCTTGCAGTACTGTTGTTGCTCATTGGTGCTTGGTGGATGTCCAAACTTATCAAAAGAAGGAAGTGCATTCAGTTGaagaagttgtttttcaaaCGGAATGGTGGTCTCTTATTGCAGCAACAATTATCCTCGAGTGATGGTAGTgttcaaaagacaaaaatattcaGTTCAAATGAGTTGGAAAAGGCGACCGATTATTTTAATGAGAACAGAATACTTGGTCATGGCGGCCAAGGCACCGTTTACAAGGGAATGTTAGCTGATGGGAGTATTGTTGCAGTTAAGAAGTCTACAATAGTGGATGAAGAAAAACTAGAAGAATTCATCAACGAGGTTGTCATTCTTTCACAAATCAATCACAGAAATGTGGTTAGGCTACTTGGATGTTGCCTGGAGACTGATGTTCCTCTGCTAGTCTATGAATTCATTCCCAATGGAACTCTTTCCCATTATCTCCATGAGCAAAACGAGGACTTTACGTTATCATGGGAATCGCGGTTACGAATCGCCTCGGAAGCTGCAGGTGCGATATCCTATCTTCACTCGACAGCATCTATCCCGATTTACCACCGAGACATTAAGTCCACAAACATACTCTTAGATGAGAAATATAGAGCAAAAGTTTCAGATTTCGGAACGTCAAGATCAGTTTCCATTGATCAAACTCATCTGACCACCAAGGTGCAAGGTACTTTCGGTTACTTAGATCCAGAGTATTTTCGAACCAGTCAATTAACAGGAAAGAGtgatgtttatagttttggaGTAGTTCTCGTCGAGCTCTTAAGTGGGAAAAAACCAATTTTCTTAACCCATTCACTGAAAACCATGAGCCTAGCCGAACATTTCATTGAATTGATGGAAGATAGTAGACTCTTTGATATCATTGATGCTCAGGTTAAGGGGGATTGCACTGAAGAGGAAGCCATAGTTATAGCGAATCTTGCAAAGAGATGTTTGAATATGAATGGAAGAAACCGGTCAACAATGAGAGAAGTTGCAATGGAATTGGAGGGGATTCTATTATCACGTAACGGTATCAATATTCAACAAATGGTTGAAGTGGATAATTCATCTAG
- the LOC18098031 gene encoding wall-associated receptor kinase 2: MNKPFFLNCTSGTDGQPELLIGTIRVHNISVLEGTVTVGIYAAFDCYNKTGNRTDKFSQHIRLGSGPFMFSDTRNVFTAIGCDTFAQVTNKDLTYGAACLSICTEYVNMSEKNPCSGSGCCKTSIPKGLKSLNISTFSYNNHTNVSDFNPCGFAFLVDRSSLKLSDWRLSRKPKYDKDAYTTDVVVEWVVKNETCEKANKTSAYACGTNANCTDSENQGYRCLCEKGFEGNPYLPDGCQDMDECKVGGKNPCEEGTCENVIGDYKCRCPRGKYGDGKTGCKGVGIITIIAAVGASIFLVVICLLLYMICTKRIKEKNFQENGGKFLKNQRVRIFSEAELVKATNNYADDRKIGEGGFGSVYSGVLTDNTMVAVKKSKGVDKAQMNAEFQKEMSIVSQVNHKNVVKLLGLCLETKVPLLVYEFISNGTLSKHIHDKGSRILASWTNRLRVASEAALALDYLHSLADPPVIHGDVKSVNILLDNNHTTKVADFGASVLMSPGQTDILATKIQGTLGYLDPEYLMTGILTVQSDVYSFGVVLVELLTGEMPNSISKSGEKRNVIQHFISALENNHLFKILDFQTADEGDMDEIEAVAELAKGCLNSMGVNRPAMKEVSDELAKLKALHQKSLAHEKSEETDYLLGESSQSFCKNASPPMNQSHTVISLQMENYTNSI; this comes from the exons ATGAATAAGCCCTTCTTTTTAAACTGCACTTCAGGCACTGATGGGCAACCTGAACTGTTGATTGGAACCATTCGTGTTCACAATATATCAGTGCTGGAGGGCACAGTCACTGTAGGCATTTATGCAGCATTCGACTGCTATAACAAAACAGGGAACAGAACAGACAAATTCTCTCAGCATATCAGACTTGGATCAGGCCCCTTCATGTTCTCAGACACCCGAAATGTATTCACAGCTATTGGTTGTGATACCTTTGCTCAGGTGACCAACAAAGATCTTACATACGGAGCTGCATGTCTCTCCATATGCACAGAATATGTGAACATGTCAGAGAAAAATCCTTGCTCAGGTTCTGGATGCTGCAAAACCTCGATTCCCAAGGGCCTCAAGTCACTTAACATTTCAACTTTCAGTTATAACAACCACACGAATGTTTCGGACTTCAATCCTTGTGGATTTGCCTTTTTAGTGGACAGAAGCTCCTTGAAGCTTTCAGATTGGCGGCTCTCTCGCAAGCCAAAATATGATAAAGATGCATATACAACAGATGTTGTGGTTGAATGGGTAGTTAAAAATGAGACGTGCGAAAAGGCCAATAAGACAAGTGCGTATGCTTGTGGCACAAATGCAAATTGCACGGACTCTGAGAATCAAGGATATCGTTGCTTATGCGAAAAAGGGTTCGAAGGAAACCCTTATCTCCCAGATGGCTGCCAAG ATATGGATGAATGCAAGGTTGGAGGAAAAAACCCTTGTGAAGAAGGTACTTGCGAGAATGTGATTGGAGATTACAAGTGTCGATGTCCACGTGGCAAGTACGGTGATGGTAAAACAGGCTGTAAAGGAGTTGGTATCATCACAATTATTGCAG CTGTTGGCGCAAGCATATTCCTTGTGGTTATTTGTCTGCTACTCTACATGATCTGCACGAAAAGAATAAAGGAGAAGAACTTCCAAGAGAACGGGggaaaatttttaaagaatcaaCGAGTAAGGATTTTCAGCGAGGCAGAGCTGGTAAAGGCAACCAACAATTATGCTGATGATCGGAAAATCGGGGAGGGTGGTTTTGGTTCTGTTTACAGTGGAGTTTTAACAGACAATACAATGGTTGCTGTCAAGAAGTCCAAAGGGGTGGACAAAGCTCAGATGAATGCGGAATTTCAAAAGGAAATGAGCATTGTTTCACAGGTCAATCACAAGAATGTGGTAAAGCTCTTGGGCCTGTGTTTAGAGACCAAAGTTCCATTACTGGTCTATGAGTTCATCTCAAATGGAACTCTTTCCAAGCACATCCACGACAAAGGTTCCCGGATACTGGCTTCCTGGACCAATCGTTTGAGGGTAGCATCGGAGGCTGCGCTTGCGCTTGATTATTTGCACTCTCTTGCAGACCCTCCAGTTATTCATGGAGATGTGAAGTCAGTAAACATACTTCTAGACAATAATCACACAACGAAAGTAGCAGATTTTGGAGCTTCGGTGCTGATGTCTCCTGGCCAAACCGATATCTTAGCTACAAAAATACAAGGGACTCTAGGCTACCTGGATCCTGAGTATCTTATGACGGGTATTTTAACCGTTCAAAGTGATGTCTATAGCTTTGGGGTAGTTCTTGTGGAGCTTCTCACTGGAGAGATGCCAAACTCCATTTCCAAGTCTGGAGAGAAACGGAACGTTATTCAACACTTCATCTCAGCACTGGAAAATAATCATCTCTTCAAAATTTTGGATTTCCAGACAGCTGATGAAGGTGATATGGATGAGATAGAAGCTGTAGCTGAGCTTGCAAAAGGATGTCTAAATAGCATGGGAGTAAACCGGCCAGCCATGAAGGAAGTGTCCGATGAGCTTGCTAAGCTGAAAGCTCTTCATCAGAAATCATTGGCTCATGAAAAAAGCGAGGAAACAGACTACTTGTTAGGCGAATCATCACAATCTTTCTGCAAGAATGCAAGTCCTCCCATGAATCAATCCCACACTGTGATATCATTGCAGATGGAGAACTACACTAACAGCATTTAA